One window of Nocardia nova SH22a genomic DNA carries:
- a CDS encoding alpha-(1->3)-arabinofuranosyltransferase: MGRGWLAGTVLAAFLLTFLQAPGLTVADTKYDLAQNPLGFLHRAAHLWSSQAPMGQVQNQAYGYFFPHGAFFSLGHILGLPAWATQRIWWALLILAGFWGIVRLCEVLGIGTRGSRVIAAVAFALSPRVLTTLGSISSETLPMMLAPWVLLAPAALGVVGMPRVPGASGWRRLLPRRPTAESLSLRGSTSPAASALALALMGSVNAVATVAAFLPAALWWASYRPNRTWWRFTRVWIPLLVLGTFWWVVPLLVLGKVSPPFLDYIESSGVTTQWASLGEVLRGTDSWTPYVSPERIAGAVLVTQPAAVLATGVLAAAGMAGLALRSMPARGRFTLVLIAGLVGICAGYAGELGGPFAESVRVFLDSGGAPLRNVHKLEPLIRIPLVIGLAHLLRRVPLPASVPMPVWRSGFAHPERNRMVAVAALLLAALTLSTSLAWTSKLAPRGAYDKVPAYWQETADWLAHNASDTRALVVPGAPFGSQIWGLTRDEPLQALASTPWAVRDAVPLTPPGAIRAMDSVQRLIADGRPSTGLAPTLIAQGIGVLVLRNDLDPDTSRSTRPMLAHQAIEGSPGISKVAEFGNPIEVGHGDGLVADGDLRPTYPAIEIYRVTADQPGTPVDIHSGPGAPADFPGARTVPLGPVPVVQGGPEVLERLRRNDSAAGPMLLAADAAAAGLKPTATTITDTPMDREADFGRVDNHNSALRAPTDARRTHNLVPDYPVPGAQPVEGQWSGATVTASSSAADATQLGGAAPGSSTAAAFDGDPTTAWLSTSAEHAVGQWLRLDLDHPIAAGALRVTTSPAAIGVPVKWMEVRTSNGTVAARITKPGEPVSISLPPGRTSWLTITATDTENGTAGGQFGISEVNLFDYSNRDAPVPVDIRHRTVLPPVAAGTPVSGWNLGQEFPGRSGCFDAPDRVRCSKGLALPAEEPGAFERTLSVPDPMTVAPQLTVRTRQGPALEGLLTDPERPVARGKADVGDLRGSAFAATDGDPRTSWIAPEETVRQKGGAKPTLTIQLPRPELVTGLEVTPPMGALPARPTSLAVNLGDGPQVREIPPAPKDRDPEAGPDGESPSGKTGGATPTTTPSPDAPAPQPKSTSRPAPMSAPPTPVRLELHPAVTDHIEISVNSWKPVLDRTALGFTQEQPPGLAEVSVLGPDYPAAAPGDRPVTVDCAHGPTIAVAGRVLHTSVTATADELRTGQPVPATVCPPDAESAEGTVADGAPQPVDLPNGSVDVTVVPTEMFSVDELRLDNTAFTATAAGATAPGNAENQAPSAGDSPPVGTLDPTPDGVPGDSSDGASQATSGSAPGNATVARSDTDSSPGITTDGSPHDAAAESSPHDAAGSSSSDVAGRTPGSAEGVLPSAIGIAPAARTGISASDGDRLLTLPLSTNVGWKAHTADGHTLAPVVVDGWKQGWVVPADAHGAVTVEFPIDRWYRLAIFGGLLLLIPLVLLAIPVPRRLRGLLARGKRETAADIHSTVNSNAATSASSNAAIGANSSTTNSTSSSAAIGDSAAISTSNSAAIGANGGAATSGASVSAASGHPDTGSAGLEPADLRHAESTMPESDSTRIATPLGPSRTPVAHRGGVGVEDHQGGDVGAGVYDPPPRTWDSWWLGAAGIAIAAFIIAGPVATVCAAAALAAVRFAPRAPFVLAATAGVGVVIAEAALSTGPWRSGTEYMGGSLWVQFPALVAVIALGVAALPARRRIRLRRPTTD; this comes from the coding sequence CTGGGCCGGGGCTGGCTGGCCGGAACCGTCCTGGCCGCATTCCTGCTGACCTTTCTGCAGGCTCCCGGCCTCACCGTCGCCGACACCAAATACGATCTCGCCCAGAATCCGCTGGGCTTCCTGCACCGCGCCGCGCATCTGTGGAGCAGTCAGGCCCCGATGGGCCAGGTCCAGAACCAGGCCTACGGTTACTTCTTCCCGCACGGGGCGTTCTTCTCGCTCGGTCACATTCTCGGCCTGCCCGCCTGGGCGACCCAGCGCATCTGGTGGGCGCTGCTGATTCTCGCGGGCTTCTGGGGCATCGTCCGGCTGTGCGAGGTGCTGGGCATCGGCACCCGGGGTTCGCGGGTGATCGCGGCCGTCGCCTTCGCCCTCTCGCCGCGAGTCCTCACCACCCTGGGGTCGATCTCCTCGGAAACCCTGCCGATGATGCTGGCGCCCTGGGTGCTGCTCGCGCCCGCGGCGCTGGGCGTCGTGGGAATGCCGCGTGTGCCGGGGGCATCCGGATGGCGGCGACTGCTGCCCCGGCGGCCGACCGCGGAATCGTTGTCACTGCGCGGTTCGACCTCACCGGCGGCGAGTGCCCTCGCGCTGGCGCTGATGGGGTCGGTCAACGCGGTGGCGACGGTGGCCGCGTTCCTGCCCGCGGCACTGTGGTGGGCCTCGTATCGGCCGAATCGCACCTGGTGGCGGTTCACCCGGGTGTGGATTCCGCTGCTGGTGCTGGGCACCTTCTGGTGGGTGGTGCCGCTGCTCGTGCTCGGCAAGGTGAGCCCGCCGTTCCTGGACTACATCGAGTCATCCGGGGTCACCACGCAGTGGGCGTCGCTGGGTGAGGTGCTGCGCGGCACCGACAGTTGGACGCCTTATGTCTCGCCCGAGCGGATCGCGGGCGCGGTCCTGGTCACCCAGCCCGCGGCGGTGCTGGCGACGGGTGTGCTCGCCGCCGCCGGGATGGCCGGGCTGGCGCTGCGATCGATGCCCGCCCGGGGGCGCTTCACCCTCGTCCTGATCGCGGGTCTCGTCGGCATCTGCGCGGGCTACGCGGGTGAGCTGGGCGGGCCGTTCGCCGAATCGGTGCGGGTATTCCTCGACTCCGGCGGCGCACCCCTGCGCAATGTGCACAAGCTGGAGCCGCTGATCCGGATTCCGCTGGTGATCGGCCTGGCTCATCTGCTGCGCCGGGTGCCGCTGCCCGCCTCCGTGCCGATGCCCGTGTGGCGCAGCGGTTTCGCACATCCGGAACGCAATCGGATGGTGGCCGTCGCGGCACTGCTGCTGGCGGCGCTGACCCTGTCGACCTCGCTGGCGTGGACCTCGAAACTCGCCCCGCGCGGCGCCTACGACAAGGTTCCGGCGTACTGGCAGGAGACCGCGGACTGGCTGGCGCACAACGCCTCCGACACGCGTGCGCTGGTCGTGCCCGGGGCGCCGTTCGGCAGTCAGATCTGGGGTCTCACCCGGGACGAACCATTACAGGCCCTCGCCAGCACGCCATGGGCGGTGCGCGATGCGGTGCCGCTCACCCCGCCGGGCGCGATCCGGGCCATGGATTCGGTGCAGCGGCTCATCGCGGACGGGCGGCCCTCGACCGGACTGGCGCCGACGCTGATCGCGCAGGGCATCGGAGTTCTGGTGCTGCGCAACGATCTCGACCCCGACACCTCCCGGTCCACCCGGCCGATGCTGGCCCATCAGGCAATCGAGGGTTCGCCGGGAATCTCGAAGGTCGCCGAATTCGGCAATCCGATCGAGGTGGGGCACGGTGACGGGCTGGTCGCCGACGGTGATCTGCGGCCCACCTATCCGGCGATCGAGATATACCGGGTCACCGCCGATCAGCCGGGTACACCGGTCGATATCCACAGCGGTCCGGGCGCGCCTGCGGATTTTCCGGGCGCTCGCACGGTGCCGCTGGGACCGGTCCCGGTGGTGCAGGGTGGCCCGGAGGTCTTGGAACGGTTGCGGCGCAACGACTCCGCCGCCGGACCCATGCTGCTCGCCGCCGACGCGGCCGCGGCCGGATTGAAACCCACCGCGACCACCATCACCGACACCCCGATGGATCGGGAGGCCGATTTCGGGCGGGTCGACAATCACAATTCCGCCCTGCGCGCTCCCACCGACGCCCGGCGCACCCACAACCTCGTGCCCGACTATCCGGTGCCGGGAGCACAGCCGGTCGAGGGCCAGTGGTCGGGGGCGACCGTCACCGCCTCCAGTTCCGCCGCCGACGCGACACAGCTCGGCGGGGCGGCGCCCGGCAGTTCCACCGCCGCCGCCTTCGACGGCGATCCGACCACGGCCTGGCTGAGCACCAGCGCCGAACACGCCGTGGGGCAATGGCTTCGGCTCGACCTGGATCATCCGATCGCCGCTGGGGCCCTGCGGGTCACCACCAGCCCGGCCGCGATCGGCGTGCCGGTGAAGTGGATGGAGGTGCGCACCTCGAACGGCACCGTGGCGGCGCGGATCACGAAACCCGGTGAGCCGGTGTCGATTTCACTGCCGCCCGGTCGTACCAGCTGGCTCACGATCACGGCCACGGATACCGAGAACGGCACCGCCGGTGGACAATTCGGCATCAGCGAAGTGAATCTGTTCGATTATTCGAATCGTGACGCGCCGGTGCCCGTGGATATCCGGCATCGCACCGTACTTCCTCCTGTAGCGGCCGGGACGCCCGTGTCCGGCTGGAATCTGGGCCAGGAATTCCCCGGCCGCAGTGGCTGTTTCGATGCGCCGGACCGGGTGCGGTGCAGTAAGGGACTGGCCCTGCCCGCCGAGGAGCCGGGCGCTTTCGAGCGCACGCTGAGCGTGCCGGATCCGATGACGGTGGCTCCGCAATTGACCGTCCGCACGCGGCAGGGCCCGGCGCTGGAGGGTCTGCTCACCGATCCGGAGCGGCCGGTGGCCCGTGGCAAGGCCGATGTCGGCGATCTGCGCGGATCGGCCTTCGCTGCCACCGACGGCGATCCGCGGACCAGCTGGATCGCCCCGGAGGAGACGGTGCGCCAGAAGGGCGGGGCCAAGCCCACGCTGACGATTCAGCTGCCCCGACCGGAACTGGTGACGGGACTCGAGGTGACGCCGCCGATGGGCGCACTGCCCGCCCGGCCCACCTCGCTCGCGGTGAATCTCGGTGACGGGCCGCAGGTTCGCGAGATACCGCCCGCACCGAAGGACCGTGATCCGGAGGCCGGGCCTGATGGCGAATCTCCATCCGGCAAGACCGGCGGCGCCACGCCGACCACCACTCCCTCACCGGACGCTCCTGCGCCACAACCGAAATCGACCAGCCGACCGGCTCCGATGTCCGCACCACCCACCCCGGTCCGGCTCGAGTTGCATCCTGCCGTCACCGATCACATCGAGATCAGCGTCAACAGCTGGAAGCCGGTCCTGGACCGCACCGCCCTGGGCTTCACCCAGGAGCAGCCGCCCGGCCTGGCGGAGGTATCGGTCCTCGGACCCGATTATCCGGCGGCCGCGCCCGGTGATCGGCCCGTCACCGTCGACTGCGCGCACGGCCCGACCATCGCCGTCGCGGGCCGGGTCCTGCACACCAGCGTGACCGCGACGGCCGACGAATTGCGCACCGGGCAACCGGTGCCCGCGACGGTCTGCCCGCCGGACGCCGAGTCGGCGGAGGGCACCGTCGCGGACGGCGCCCCACAGCCGGTCGACCTGCCGAACGGCTCGGTCGATGTGACGGTGGTTCCGACCGAGATGTTCTCCGTCGATGAATTGCGTTTGGACAATACGGCTTTCACAGCCACCGCAGCAGGAGCCACGGCCCCCGGCAACGCCGAGAACCAGGCACCGAGTGCCGGAGACAGTCCGCCGGTCGGCACCCTCGACCCAACTCCCGACGGCGTACCCGGCGATTCCTCCGATGGCGCCTCGCAGGCCACTTCGGGCAGCGCCCCGGGCAACGCCACGGTCGCCCGGTCCGATACCGATAGTTCACCCGGTATCACCACGGACGGTTCGCCGCACGACGCCGCTGCGGAAAGTTCGCCCCATGACGCCGCAGGCAGTTCTTCCAGCGATGTCGCCGGAAGAACTCCTGGCAGCGCGGAGGGCGTTCTGCCTTCCGCGATCGGCATCGCTCCTGCCGCTCGGACCGGAATTTCAGCCTCGGACGGTGACCGGCTTCTGACTCTCCCGCTCAGCACCAATGTCGGGTGGAAGGCGCACACCGCCGATGGTCATACGCTCGCACCCGTTGTGGTCGACGGGTGGAAGCAGGGATGGGTCGTTCCGGCCGATGCTCATGGCGCCGTCACCGTCGAATTCCCGATCGACCGCTGGTATCGGCTCGCCATTTTCGGCGGACTGCTGTTGCTGATTCCCTTGGTGCTGTTGGCGATTCCGGTACCTCGCAGACTGCGCGGACTGCTGGCGCGCGGCAAGCGCGAAACCGCGGCGGACATCCACAGCACCGTCAACAGCAACGCAGCCACCAGCGCGAGCAGCAATGCAGCGATCGGGGCGAACAGCAGCACGACAAACAGCACGAGCAGCAGCGCGGCGATCGGCGACAGCGCGGCCATCAGCACGAGCAATAGCGCGGCGATCGGAGCGAACGGCGGCGCGGCGACCAGCGGGGCGTCCGTGTCGGCGGCCAGCGGACACCCCGACACCGGAAGTGCCGGCCTGGAACCCGCCGATCTCAGGCATGCGGAATCCACGATGCCGGAAAGTGATTCCACCCGGATCGCAACACCACTGGGACCGAGCCGCACGCCCGTTGCGCACCGCGGCGGTGTCGGGGTCGAGGACCACCAGGGCGGCGATGTAGGGGCGGGCGTCTACGACCCACCGCCTCGCACCTGGGACAGCTGGTGGCTGGGCGCGGCCGGTATCGCGATCGCCGCGTTCATCATCGCGGGCCCGGTCGCAACCGTCTGTGCCGCAGCGGCTCTGGCCGCCGTCAGGTTCGCACCCCGCGCACCGTTCGTGCTGGCCGCGACGGCGGGTGTCGGTGTGGTGATCGCCGAGGCGGCGCTGTCCACCGGGCCGTGGCGTTCGGGCACCGAATATATGGGCGGCTCACTGTGGGTGCAGTTCCCGGCGCTCGTCGCGGTGATCGCGCTCGGTGTGGCCGCCCTGCCCGCGCGGCGGCGAATAAGACTGCGTCGGCCCACCACCGACTGA
- a CDS encoding dihydrofolate reductase family protein, producing MTRIIADISISLDGFVTGPDPGPDNGLGTGGEALHTWAFSDDPDDRRMLSEGTTRSGAVVMGRNLFDVVDGPGGWNDEVGYGAAEVGKPAFVVVTSSPPQSVRLTGLDWTFVTTGLADAVDTARAQAQAASARRGADLDVVLMGGGALIGSALVAGLVDVLSLHLAPVVLGSGTPLFRGGAPRTLVQRSVTATSTATHLVYDIA from the coding sequence ATGACCCGAATCATCGCCGACATCTCGATATCTCTCGACGGCTTCGTCACCGGTCCCGATCCAGGCCCGGACAACGGTCTCGGCACCGGTGGCGAGGCCCTGCACACCTGGGCGTTCTCCGACGACCCCGACGATCGGCGCATGCTGAGCGAGGGGACCACCCGCTCCGGCGCGGTCGTCATGGGCCGCAATCTCTTCGACGTGGTCGACGGTCCCGGCGGCTGGAACGACGAGGTCGGCTATGGCGCCGCCGAGGTCGGCAAACCGGCATTCGTGGTGGTGACGAGTTCACCGCCGCAATCCGTCCGGCTCACCGGTCTCGACTGGACCTTCGTCACCACCGGACTCGCCGATGCCGTCGACACCGCCCGTGCACAGGCACAGGCCGCATCCGCCCGCCGCGGCGCGGACCTCGATGTCGTCCTCATGGGCGGCGGCGCACTCATCGGCTCGGCACTGGTCGCGGGCCTGGTCGACGTGTTGTCACTCCATCTGGCGCCCGTCGTCCTGGGTTCCGGAACACCGCTGTTCCGGGGAGGCGCACCCCGGACGCTGGTACAGCGCAGTGTGACCGCCACATCGACGGCCACCCATCTGGTCTACGACATCGCGTGA
- a CDS encoding TetR/AcrR family transcriptional regulator, translating to MVGVTTRKQRADALSKERIVEAAIEILDSEGETALTFRALAARLDTGAGAIYWHVANKNELLAAAADGVIAAAMEGVRDAGDPGQTIRAIARAVFDAIDAHPWVGAQLAREPWQPAMLPVLEGIGAQLPALGVSEGAQFDSASVLLSYILGLAGQYAAAARLPRETDRSAFLAAVAAQWEQLDSARYPFVHRFATRLRAHDDREQFLAGIDLILTGIAG from the coding sequence ATGGTCGGTGTGACGACCAGGAAGCAACGTGCGGACGCGCTGTCCAAGGAGCGGATCGTCGAGGCCGCGATCGAGATCCTCGATTCCGAAGGTGAGACCGCGCTGACCTTCCGCGCACTCGCCGCTCGCCTGGATACCGGAGCAGGGGCGATCTACTGGCACGTCGCGAACAAGAACGAGCTACTCGCGGCGGCGGCCGACGGCGTCATCGCAGCGGCCATGGAGGGGGTTCGCGACGCGGGCGACCCCGGGCAGACCATCCGAGCCATCGCCCGCGCGGTGTTCGACGCGATCGACGCGCACCCCTGGGTGGGCGCCCAACTCGCCCGCGAGCCATGGCAACCCGCGATGCTCCCCGTCCTCGAAGGTATCGGCGCACAACTGCCCGCCCTCGGGGTTTCCGAAGGGGCGCAATTCGATTCGGCCTCGGTCCTGCTGAGCTACATCCTCGGCCTCGCCGGACAGTACGCCGCGGCCGCGCGCCTCCCGCGCGAGACGGATCGTTCGGCATTCCTCGCCGCCGTAGCCGCCCAGTGGGAGCAACTCGACTCCGCGCGCTATCCGTTCGTGCACCGGTTCGCGACCCGGTTGCGCGCGCACGACGATCGCGAGCAGTTTCTCGCCGGAATCGACCTCATTCTGACCGGCATCGCCGGATAG
- a CDS encoding acyltransferase family protein, which translates to MTTISEPGLSGTPTPVGSAVPGVRRFVPALEGMRGLAALGVVLTHVAFQTGAAGTPVIGRVWERFDMAVALFFGLSGFLLWRPHAAAARGLGTAPPAGRYLLHRAARILPAYWVVVCAALILLPSAAQSAGLRVWVANLALLQVFVPLTLTDGLTQMWSLSVEMAFYLVLPLLALALVWLRGSAARWRAPVLTALGLLCLSWNFLPVPTPDAIHADNWLPGYLPWFAAGMLLAELAEILGAAAVSPGWQRWLGNRWLMWPIAVVAFALSATDLAGPAGLQRGEPWQYMMKMALGALIGFGLLAPLILGTARHRWLESRLALTIGRWSYGIFIWHLVVLAMMFPIFGFIPFNGGFVHILLLTVGFTLPLAAASYALIEEPVRRWVKRRVG; encoded by the coding sequence ATGACGACCATTTCCGAGCCCGGACTCTCCGGCACCCCGACGCCGGTCGGATCCGCGGTGCCCGGGGTACGGAGATTCGTTCCGGCGCTGGAGGGTATGCGCGGGCTGGCCGCGCTCGGAGTCGTCCTCACCCACGTCGCCTTCCAGACAGGCGCCGCGGGAACACCGGTGATCGGCCGGGTCTGGGAGCGATTCGACATGGCGGTCGCCCTCTTCTTCGGGCTGTCCGGATTCCTGCTGTGGCGTCCGCACGCGGCCGCCGCCCGCGGCCTGGGGACCGCACCTCCGGCCGGTCGCTACCTCCTGCACCGGGCCGCTCGGATCCTGCCCGCCTACTGGGTCGTGGTGTGCGCGGCGCTGATTCTGCTGCCCTCGGCGGCACAGTCGGCGGGCCTGCGGGTGTGGGTGGCCAATCTGGCTCTGCTGCAGGTCTTCGTACCGCTGACCCTCACCGACGGGCTCACCCAGATGTGGAGTCTGTCGGTGGAGATGGCCTTCTATCTGGTGCTACCGCTGCTGGCGTTGGCGCTGGTGTGGTTGCGCGGCAGTGCGGCGCGATGGCGGGCGCCCGTGCTGACCGCGCTCGGATTGCTGTGTCTGAGCTGGAATTTCCTGCCGGTCCCCACTCCGGACGCGATTCACGCCGACAACTGGCTGCCCGGATATCTGCCGTGGTTCGCCGCGGGCATGCTGCTGGCCGAACTCGCCGAGATCCTCGGCGCCGCGGCCGTATCGCCCGGCTGGCAGCGATGGCTGGGCAATCGCTGGCTGATGTGGCCGATCGCCGTGGTGGCCTTCGCGCTCTCGGCGACCGATCTGGCCGGGCCCGCCGGGCTGCAGCGCGGCGAACCCTGGCAGTACATGATGAAGATGGCGCTCGGCGCGCTCATCGGCTTCGGCCTGCTCGCCCCGCTGATCCTCGGCACCGCCCGGCACCGCTGGCTGGAGAGCCGCCTGGCCCTGACCATCGGCCGGTGGTCCTACGGCATCTTCATCTGGCATCTGGTGGTGCTGGCGATGATGTTCCCGATCTTCGGCTTCATCCCCTTCAACGGCGGCTTCGTCCACATCCTGCTGCTGACTGTGGGCTTCACCCTGCCCTTGGCGGCGGCCAGTTACGCACTGATCGAGGAGCCGGTCCGCCGCTGGGTCAAGCGCCGCGTGGGCTGA
- a CDS encoding FAD-dependent oxidoreductase, with amino-acid sequence MTTPVTIIGAGLGGLTLARVLHVHGIPAAIYEAEPSAQARTQGGQLDIHAEDGQVALAAAGLTDEFRAIIHHGAEAVRMLDPQGAVLLENPDDGTASRPEVLRGDLRRILIDALPAGTIRWGHKVREVRALGSGRHEVIFTDDSSVTTDLLVGADGAWSKVRPLLSDAVPEYIGTTFVETYLYDVDVRHPASAAAVGDGAMYALTPGTGITAHREAGDIVHTYVQLNRSAEWFAAIDFTDAEGATARLAAEFDGWAPELTALLTDGESAPVPRMIHTLPDGHRWDRTPGVTLLGDAAHLMPPSGDGANLAMLDGAELAQAIAAHPGDIEAALTAYETRLFARSTSAYADAREVIDLCLGERAPYGLIEMFTGVGTK; translated from the coding sequence ATGACGACACCGGTCACCATCATCGGGGCGGGCCTGGGCGGCCTGACCCTCGCGCGCGTTCTCCACGTCCACGGCATCCCGGCGGCGATCTACGAGGCGGAGCCCTCGGCGCAGGCCCGGACGCAGGGCGGACAGCTCGACATCCACGCCGAGGACGGACAGGTCGCACTCGCGGCAGCCGGTCTCACCGACGAATTCCGCGCGATCATCCACCACGGCGCCGAGGCCGTGCGCATGCTCGACCCGCAGGGCGCAGTTCTACTCGAGAATCCCGACGACGGCACCGCGAGCAGGCCGGAGGTGCTACGCGGGGATCTGCGCCGGATCCTGATCGACGCGCTGCCCGCCGGGACGATCCGGTGGGGGCACAAGGTCCGCGAGGTGCGGGCGCTGGGCTCGGGACGCCACGAGGTGATCTTCACCGACGACTCCAGTGTCACCACGGATCTGCTCGTCGGCGCCGACGGCGCCTGGTCGAAGGTCCGGCCGCTGCTGTCGGATGCCGTTCCGGAGTACATCGGCACGACCTTCGTCGAGACCTACCTGTACGACGTCGACGTGCGGCATCCCGCATCGGCCGCCGCGGTCGGCGACGGCGCGATGTACGCGCTGACACCGGGCACGGGCATCACCGCCCATCGCGAGGCGGGAGACATCGTGCACACCTACGTCCAGCTGAATCGCTCCGCCGAGTGGTTCGCCGCCATCGACTTCACCGATGCCGAGGGCGCCACCGCCCGCCTCGCCGCCGAGTTCGACGGGTGGGCGCCCGAACTCACCGCACTGCTCACCGACGGCGAATCCGCACCGGTCCCGCGCATGATCCACACCCTCCCGGACGGACACCGCTGGGACCGGACGCCCGGGGTGACACTCCTCGGCGACGCCGCCCACCTGATGCCGCCCTCCGGCGACGGCGCGAACCTGGCGATGCTGGACGGCGCCGAACTCGCACAGGCGATCGCCGCGCATCCGGGCGATATCGAGGCGGCGCTCACCGCTTACGAAACGCGCCTGTTCGCGCGCAGCACATCGGCGTACGCGGACGCGCGGGAGGTGATCGATCTGTGCTTGGGTGAGCGCGCGCCATACGGGCTCATCGAGATGTTCACGGGCGTCGGGACGAAGTGA
- a CDS encoding DinB family protein, with the protein MSGTPGMDHCAECGFDYRLDEADRAAASIRAGAAELAAALGDCPDASDRRAPELWSPLEYGCHVRDVLLVQRERVLLARRSDTPALMTMGRDERAAHDGYADQDPAEVAAELVMAARLLATVLDRLGDDWNRSVLYNYPDRTERDLRWVAVHTVHEVRHHLLDIRRQIGAIR; encoded by the coding sequence ATGAGCGGAACGCCGGGAATGGACCACTGCGCCGAGTGCGGATTCGACTATCGACTCGATGAGGCGGACCGGGCCGCCGCGTCCATCCGGGCCGGTGCCGCCGAGCTGGCCGCAGCGCTCGGCGACTGTCCCGATGCGAGCGATCGCCGGGCACCCGAGCTGTGGTCGCCCCTCGAATACGGCTGCCACGTCCGTGACGTCCTGCTCGTGCAGCGGGAGCGGGTGCTGCTCGCGCGCCGATCCGATACTCCGGCCCTGATGACGATGGGCCGCGACGAGCGCGCCGCACACGACGGCTACGCCGATCAGGACCCGGCCGAGGTCGCGGCGGAACTCGTCATGGCCGCCCGGCTGCTGGCCACCGTGCTCGACCGGCTCGGCGACGACTGGAACAGGTCCGTCCTCTACAACTACCCGGATCGGACCGAACGCGATCTGCGGTGGGTGGCCGTCCACACCGTCCACGAGGTGCGCCACCACCTGCTCGACATCCGTCGTCAGATCGGCGCGATCCGCTGA
- a CDS encoding DUF3068 domain-containing protein produces MALSAGTKRTVACLLVGLGALLIVAAILVPTYGVSQLAKTPLDLEITTIASNKAGATSEVLDAKSLTSGDGPVKIDKNVGLISQRFLTVEDPSDKTNMTIQAGQTLRNKDKTGDTGLLSAIIDRVTINRKTGQPIDDDPNGSIATTVDSKGNSVPDPVQHTGLQYRFPIGTEKKDYPYFDINARKSFDMKFMEETEINDLKVYHFQQQVPATDLSKVTAAPTNRLTFPAAKWGVEGEGDVTMNRYYTNTRDIWVEPKTGTIVNGSEQLHQYYARSADKPEVTAINTTLVFDPDTVQSQIDEAHKYMDELSLYGRTLPIILGVLGAISLIAGLVLGLRGGGGSSKPGRLVRKPATTPPGDKPGQAFSDAPTQQIDISKNL; encoded by the coding sequence ATGGCACTCAGTGCCGGTACCAAGAGGACGGTGGCCTGCCTGCTCGTCGGACTCGGTGCGCTGTTGATCGTCGCAGCGATACTGGTTCCGACCTACGGAGTCAGCCAGTTGGCCAAGACTCCCCTCGACCTCGAGATCACCACCATCGCATCCAACAAGGCCGGCGCGACCAGCGAGGTGCTGGACGCGAAGTCGCTCACCTCCGGTGACGGCCCGGTGAAGATCGACAAGAACGTCGGGCTGATCTCGCAGCGATTCCTCACCGTCGAGGATCCCTCCGACAAGACCAATATGACCATCCAGGCCGGGCAGACGCTGCGCAACAAGGACAAGACCGGTGACACCGGCCTGCTGTCGGCGATCATCGACCGCGTCACCATCAACCGCAAGACCGGTCAGCCGATCGACGACGATCCCAACGGTTCCATCGCGACCACGGTCGACAGCAAGGGCAACAGCGTCCCGGATCCGGTGCAGCACACCGGCCTGCAGTACCGGTTCCCGATCGGGACCGAGAAGAAGGACTACCCCTACTTCGACATCAACGCCCGCAAGTCGTTCGATATGAAGTTCATGGAAGAGACCGAGATCAACGATCTGAAGGTCTACCACTTCCAGCAGCAGGTCCCGGCGACCGACCTGTCCAAGGTGACCGCCGCCCCGACCAACCGCCTGACCTTCCCTGCCGCCAAGTGGGGCGTCGAGGGCGAGGGCGACGTCACGATGAACCGCTACTACACCAACACCCGCGACATCTGGGTGGAGCCGAAGACCGGCACCATCGTGAACGGCTCCGAGCAGCTGCACCAGTACTACGCGCGCAGCGCCGACAAGCCCGAGGTCACCGCGATCAACACGACGCTGGTCTTCGATCCGGACACCGTACAGTCGCAGATCGACGAGGCGCACAAGTACATGGACGAGCTGTCCCTGTACGGCCGCACCCTGCCGATCATTCTCGGTGTGCTGGGCGCGATCTCGCTGATCGCCGGTCTGGTGCTGGGCCTGCGCGGCGGCGGCGGTTCGTCGAAGCCGGGCCGTCTGGTGCGCAAGCCCGCCACCACCCCGCCGGGCGACAAGCCGGGTCAGGCGTTCTCGGATGCGCCGACCCAGCAGATCGACATCAGCAAGAACCTGTAG